In the Peptoclostridium acidaminophilum DSM 3953 genome, one interval contains:
- a CDS encoding DUF167 domain-containing protein yields MEKYIAELESSGRVSLKIKVTPKMSKTEFKKELSDGTLKLNIKSAPEKGKGNKEIMGYLAALFSVSESCITILTGETSPQKTVIIRKN; encoded by the coding sequence ATGGAAAAATACATAGCCGAGCTCGAATCAAGCGGCCGAGTTAGTCTCAAGATAAAAGTAACACCAAAGATGTCCAAAACAGAGTTTAAAAAGGAGCTCTCCGACGGAACGCTCAAGCTCAATATAAAGTCGGCACCCGAAAAGGGAAAGGGCAACAAGGAAATCATGGGATACCTTGCCGCCCTCTTTAGCGTGTCTGAAAGCTGCATCACAATCCTAACGGGCGAGACTTCACCGCAAAAGACTGTAATCATTCGAAAAAACTAG
- a CDS encoding 5' nucleotidase, NT5C type, whose amino-acid sequence MKRLNICVDIDGTITDPYCYLEYFNNYFDKKIKPTDFSHHRLDIVYEVTRDEMTKFYMEEGRRMHLEATVQPDARDILWEMYKTHNMYFVTARYKEMESTTLEWIQLNQLPPARLYSLGSHYKVDAAKELCCDVFLEDNPENAQQLAENGINVLLVDTNYNKELSMNKVTRVHSWNEIKGLVDMMAGQ is encoded by the coding sequence ATGAAAAGGCTCAATATCTGCGTTGACATAGACGGAACCATCACAGACCCGTACTGCTATCTGGAGTATTTCAACAATTATTTCGACAAGAAAATAAAGCCGACGGATTTTTCGCATCACAGGCTTGATATAGTATACGAAGTTACACGCGATGAAATGACAAAGTTCTACATGGAAGAGGGCAGAAGGATGCACCTTGAAGCCACAGTCCAGCCCGACGCAAGGGACATACTTTGGGAGATGTATAAAACTCACAATATGTATTTTGTGACAGCCAGGTACAAGGAGATGGAAAGTACCACTCTCGAATGGATACAGCTCAACCAGCTTCCACCGGCGAGACTGTATTCCCTTGGAAGCCACTACAAGGTGGATGCGGCCAAAGAGCTGTGCTGCGACGTGTTCCTAGAGGACAATCCCGAGAACGCGCAGCAGCTTGCTGAAAACGGCATAAACGTACTGCTTGTAGACACCAACTACAATAAGGAACTTAGTATGAACAAGGTTACAAGAGTGCACAGCTGGAATGAAATTAAGGGACTTGTGGATATGATGGCGGGGCAGTAG
- the fba gene encoding class II fructose-1,6-bisphosphate aldolase: MPLVNTAEMFKKAYEGKYAIGAFNVNNMEIIQGIVAAANEEKSPLILQVSAGARKYANPIYLRKLVEAAIEDTNLPIALHLDHGESFEICKQCIDDGFSSVMFDGSALPFEENIRITRQVVEYAHAKGVSVEAELGKLAGVEDDVQVKAEDATYTDPDQAVEFVERTGVDSLAIAIGTSHGAYKFKGEPKLDFPRLEKISNLLPGYPLVLHGASSVLEEYVAMCNAFGGNIPGAKGVPEDMLAQASKLGVCKINVDTDLRLAMTAAIRKCLAENPNEFDPRKYLGPGRDAIKQVVQHKIKNVFNCSNRI, encoded by the coding sequence ATGCCATTAGTCAATACCGCGGAAATGTTCAAGAAAGCCTATGAAGGCAAGTATGCCATAGGAGCCTTCAACGTCAACAACATGGAAATAATCCAGGGCATTGTGGCAGCTGCAAATGAGGAGAAATCTCCGCTCATACTCCAGGTTTCTGCAGGTGCAAGAAAATACGCCAATCCAATATACCTTAGAAAGCTAGTTGAAGCTGCAATCGAAGACACTAACCTTCCTATAGCGCTTCACCTTGACCATGGCGAGAGCTTTGAAATATGCAAGCAGTGCATAGACGACGGCTTTTCTTCTGTAATGTTCGACGGCTCCGCTCTTCCTTTCGAGGAGAACATAAGAATAACAAGACAAGTTGTCGAGTACGCGCACGCCAAGGGAGTTTCAGTCGAGGCCGAGCTTGGAAAGCTTGCCGGCGTTGAGGATGACGTACAGGTAAAGGCAGAAGACGCCACTTACACAGATCCTGACCAGGCTGTAGAGTTCGTTGAGAGAACTGGCGTTGACTCGCTTGCAATAGCCATAGGCACAAGCCACGGCGCTTACAAGTTCAAGGGCGAACCAAAGCTTGACTTCCCAAGGCTTGAAAAAATAAGCAATCTGCTTCCTGGATATCCGCTTGTGCTTCACGGAGCTTCTTCAGTACTTGAAGAGTATGTGGCTATGTGCAACGCTTTCGGCGGAAACATACCTGGCGCAAAGGGCGTTCCTGAAGACATGCTTGCTCAGGCTTCAAAGCTTGGGGTGTGCAAGATAAACGTAGATACTGACCTTAGGCTTGCTATGACTGCGGCCATAAGAAAGTGCCTTGCAGAAAATCCAAACGAGTTCGACCCAAGAAAGTATCTTGGACCCGGAAGAGATGCAATAAAGCAGGTTGTGCAGCACAAGATAAAGAACGTGTTCAACTGCTCAAACAGAATATAA
- a CDS encoding DUF1904 domain-containing protein: MPQIIIRGIQPEEVCKVSQKLIDRLTQTVGCPRDYFEIECISSVKVTNGIIEQPYPFVEVAWFDRGQQIQDEVARTITDVLMKGLGIESLDLAFKVFEKEKYYENGEHF, from the coding sequence ATGCCGCAAATAATTATAAGAGGAATACAGCCGGAAGAGGTATGCAAGGTGAGCCAGAAGCTGATAGACAGGCTGACTCAGACAGTGGGCTGCCCCAGGGACTATTTTGAAATAGAATGCATAAGCTCGGTCAAGGTCACAAACGGCATCATAGAGCAGCCGTATCCCTTCGTGGAGGTTGCATGGTTCGACAGGGGCCAGCAGATCCAGGACGAGGTGGCCAGGACGATTACTGACGTGCTTATGAAAGGACTCGGCATAGAAAGTCTGGACCTGGCTTTCAAAGTGTTTGAGAAGGAAAAGTATTACGAGAACGGAGAACATTTTTAA
- a CDS encoding pseudouridine synthase — protein sequence MAKGMRLDKLLSNLGYGSRKDIKVALKARLVKVNGELEKDPARHVDPEKDIVEYNGERIEYREFIYLMLNKPDGYVSATFDNRDKTVLDLIAVEYLVFEPFPVGRLDKDTEGLLVLTNDGALAHRVLSPKKHVKKRYFALVDGEVTGEDIEVFSEGVELEDGYKTLPSQLEILESGETSRIELTIYEGKFHQVKRMFEAVGKKVTYLKRLSMGNLRLDESLELGEYRELTGEELLMLEEEM from the coding sequence ATGGCAAAGGGAATGAGACTCGACAAGCTGCTTTCGAACCTCGGATACGGAAGCAGGAAGGATATAAAGGTGGCGCTCAAGGCCAGACTCGTCAAGGTCAACGGTGAGCTTGAAAAGGATCCGGCAAGGCACGTGGATCCAGAAAAGGACATCGTGGAGTATAACGGAGAGCGGATAGAGTACAGGGAATTCATATACCTCATGCTCAATAAGCCGGACGGATATGTCAGCGCCACATTCGACAACAGGGACAAGACGGTGCTTGATTTGATAGCTGTGGAATACCTTGTGTTCGAGCCTTTTCCTGTAGGCAGGCTTGACAAGGACACGGAAGGGCTGCTAGTGCTCACAAACGATGGAGCTCTGGCGCACAGAGTGCTCTCGCCAAAAAAACACGTAAAGAAGAGGTATTTTGCACTAGTAGACGGCGAGGTCACAGGCGAAGACATAGAGGTCTTCTCAGAGGGAGTAGAGTTAGAAGACGGTTACAAGACTCTGCCCTCGCAGCTTGAAATACTTGAAAGCGGAGAGACTTCGAGAATAGAGCTTACTATATACGAGGGCAAGTTTCACCAGGTGAAGAGGATGTTTGAAGCCGTAGGCAAGAAAGTGACATACCTCAAGAGGCTTTCCATGGGAAACCTCAGGCTGGACGAATCGCTCGAGCTTGGGGAGTACAGGGAGCTGACAGGAGAAGAACTGCTTATGCTTGAAGAGGAGATGTGA
- a CDS encoding phosphatase: MKDFIFDVHCHTIASGHAYSTVHDIAREAAKKGIKLFALTDHAPEMPGAPHLYHIKNQRVIPRIIDGVIVLRGVEANIMDYEGELDMRDADLKELDIVIASLHHICIDPGTRDENTNAVIKAMENRNVDIVGHIGNPMFPIDEEKIVKAAKTNNVLIEINNSSFGPSRKGSKENCGLIARLAKENGNMVVLGSDCHIAFDVGNFEYAGKLLMDIGMPKEQIINTSVDKLIDFLESKGKSSIEDIKELRKKRFI, from the coding sequence ATGAAGGACTTTATATTCGATGTTCACTGCCACACCATAGCTAGCGGCCATGCCTACAGCACAGTTCACGACATAGCCAGGGAAGCAGCTAAGAAGGGCATAAAGCTGTTTGCCCTTACAGACCACGCCCCGGAGATGCCGGGAGCGCCGCATCTTTACCACATAAAAAACCAAAGGGTAATACCAAGAATAATAGACGGCGTGATAGTTCTTAGAGGTGTTGAGGCCAACATAATGGACTACGAGGGCGAGCTTGATATGAGGGATGCCGACCTTAAGGAACTTGATATCGTAATAGCAAGCCTTCACCATATATGCATAGATCCTGGAACCAGGGATGAAAACACAAATGCAGTTATTAAGGCCATGGAGAACAGGAATGTTGACATAGTGGGACACATAGGAAACCCAATGTTTCCAATAGACGAGGAGAAGATTGTAAAGGCCGCCAAGACGAACAACGTTCTCATCGAGATAAATAATAGCTCATTTGGTCCATCAAGGAAGGGCAGCAAAGAGAACTGCGGTCTTATAGCAAGGCTTGCCAAGGAAAACGGAAACATGGTAGTGCTGGGCTCTGACTGCCACATAGCATTCGACGTGGGCAATTTCGAGTACGCAGGCAAACTCCTGATGGATATAGGAATGCCAAAGGAGCAGATAATAAATACAAGCGTAGACAAGCTCATAGATTTCCTTGAGAGCAAGGGGAAGTCCTCGATAGAAGACATCAAGGAGTTAAGGAAGAAAAGATTCATATAG
- the rlmD gene encoding 23S rRNA (uracil(1939)-C(5))-methyltransferase RlmD has product MKRKDIVELKIEGMEFGGRSYAISEDRKVELKGGITGQRVSARVKKARKNKAEASILGVIEKSPLETAPTCPHFGDCGGCMYLSLPYSKQARLKEEMVYSLFEEAGISGFEALPIESSPSEYAYRNKMEYTFGDNEKDGPTMLGMHKKGRSFDIVTVDKCMIVSEDFNKILSATLEYFKSLGIPHYNKKSHEGYLRHFIIRKGENTGELMINLVTSSQMELDLSGYVELLLSLELESSIVSILNTVNDNLADAVKCEELKVLHGRDHIFEEILGLRFKISPFSFFQTNTKGAEKLYSIAREFAGESKGRTIFDLYSGTGTIGQILSKEAAKVIGIELVEEAVDAANENARLNEITNCNFIAGDVGEKVRELEEKPDIIVIDPPRMGATQKAIADIITFGARDIVYISCNPKTLAENIQQLQSAGYKLEKVMPVDMFPHTPHCEVVTLLVKE; this is encoded by the coding sequence GTGAAGAGAAAAGACATAGTAGAGCTTAAAATAGAGGGCATGGAGTTTGGGGGAAGGTCCTACGCCATATCAGAAGACAGAAAAGTGGAGCTTAAGGGCGGAATAACAGGCCAAAGAGTCAGCGCAAGAGTCAAGAAAGCGAGAAAGAACAAGGCCGAGGCCAGCATATTAGGTGTTATAGAAAAATCACCGCTTGAGACAGCGCCTACATGCCCTCATTTTGGGGACTGCGGCGGCTGCATGTATCTTTCGTTGCCGTACTCCAAGCAGGCCAGGCTAAAGGAAGAGATGGTTTACAGCCTCTTTGAGGAAGCCGGCATCTCCGGTTTTGAGGCGCTTCCTATAGAGTCAAGCCCGTCTGAATACGCCTACAGGAACAAGATGGAATACACCTTCGGAGACAATGAAAAAGATGGCCCCACAATGCTTGGAATGCATAAAAAGGGAAGGTCGTTTGACATAGTAACAGTAGACAAGTGCATGATAGTCAGCGAGGACTTTAACAAGATACTCTCAGCCACGCTTGAGTACTTCAAGAGCCTTGGAATACCACACTACAACAAGAAGTCCCACGAAGGCTATCTCAGGCACTTCATAATAAGAAAGGGTGAAAACACGGGCGAGCTCATGATAAACCTGGTTACATCCTCGCAAATGGAACTGGACCTTTCGGGATATGTAGAATTGCTACTTTCGCTTGAACTAGAGTCCAGCATAGTGAGCATACTAAACACAGTAAACGACAACCTTGCGGACGCAGTTAAGTGCGAGGAGCTCAAGGTGCTCCACGGCAGAGACCACATATTTGAAGAGATTCTGGGCCTCAGGTTCAAGATATCGCCTTTTTCATTCTTCCAGACAAACACAAAGGGCGCGGAAAAGCTTTATTCCATAGCCAGAGAATTCGCAGGAGAATCAAAGGGCAGGACAATATTTGACCTCTACAGCGGAACAGGCACAATTGGCCAGATACTCTCCAAGGAAGCCGCTAAGGTAATAGGCATAGAGCTTGTTGAAGAGGCTGTAGACGCCGCAAACGAGAACGCCAGGCTAAACGAGATAACCAACTGCAACTTCATAGCAGGAGACGTAGGCGAGAAGGTAAGAGAGCTGGAGGAAAAGCCCGATATCATAGTAATAGACCCTCCTAGAATGGGAGCCACACAAAAGGCAATAGCTGATATAATAACCTTCGGAGCAAGGGATATAGTATACATCTCCTGCAATCCGAAGACACTGGCGGAAAATATACAACAGCTGCAATCAGCAGGCTACAAACTAGAAAAGGTAATGCCTGTAGACATGTTCCCGCATACCCCGCATTGTGAAGTCGTAACACTGCTTGTGAAGGAGTAA
- a CDS encoding response regulator transcription factor, producing the protein MENKLKILICDDNIAVHESLSAYFKDENMECVSVFDGAEALDKITNGHFDVIILDIMMPKMFGTDVCREIRKTSDIPIIMLSARGEEFDRILGLELGADDYITKPFSPREVVVRVRTILKRLKPQNASQISQRCIVIGEMTIDVEGYEVKVSDKKLKLTPKETETLIYLAQNRNKVLTREQILNRVWGYDYFGDTRAVDTLVKRLRQKFPASDKGFEIKAIYGVGYKLEVHP; encoded by the coding sequence ATGGAGAATAAGTTAAAGATTCTTATATGCGATGACAATATTGCTGTACATGAAAGCCTTTCTGCTTACTTTAAGGATGAAAATATGGAATGTGTTTCGGTTTTTGACGGTGCAGAAGCCTTGGACAAAATCACGAACGGGCATTTTGACGTTATTATCCTTGATATCATGATGCCTAAAATGTTTGGAACTGATGTATGTAGGGAAATTCGCAAAACGAGTGATATCCCGATCATCATGCTCAGCGCAAGAGGTGAAGAATTTGATCGCATACTCGGGCTTGAGCTTGGTGCGGATGACTACATTACAAAGCCATTTTCACCTCGTGAGGTTGTTGTACGCGTACGAACTATATTAAAGAGACTTAAGCCTCAAAATGCATCGCAGATTTCGCAGCGGTGTATTGTTATTGGTGAAATGACTATTGATGTTGAAGGATATGAAGTTAAAGTGAGTGACAAAAAACTAAAATTAACTCCAAAAGAAACAGAAACTCTTATATATTTAGCCCAAAACAGAAATAAGGTGCTTACGCGGGAACAGATATTAAACAGAGTCTGGGGCTACGATTATTTTGGAGATACAAGAGCGGTGGATACACTTGTAAAAAGATTGCGTCAAAAGTTCCCAGCTTCAGATAAAGGCTTTGAAATCAAAGCGATATACGGTGTTGGATATAAACTGGAGGTCCATCCATGA
- a CDS encoding sensor histidine kinase: MRRLFSNKKIIFMAIIFLYILGQLMGTFVIKEFFINYKIKEMLPRLMYIAGEIGSGNSTIPKNTDFILKAYDVYGAEMNIFNDKVRKGLEIPEDVIYKSLVNHIPEVIAGNKVAILERIGNDSVESIVIGAPIVKNREVAGAVFLLKPASDFNAILNGFYLIFSVTLILGVSLIGMFLNLHLKEIKQLEQTRRDYIANVSHELKSPIASIRALTETLADNVIQDEETKAKYYGIILKESRNLQRLISDMLELSRLQSGRTAYEKKNINGGAFMRDLYEKYSVIIGDIDIAFKVTETAMNLPDIYTSRERLLQIFNILIDNAIKFIHEDGIIVVDAEIHRKHIKFSVSDNGIGIEKSGLPYIFDRFYKEDNAGNNGGSGLGLSIAKEIISGLGEEIWVSSEYGKGATFSFTVQRA, from the coding sequence ATGAGAAGGCTGTTTTCTAATAAAAAGATTATATTCATGGCTATTATCTTTTTATATATTCTAGGTCAATTAATGGGGACGTTTGTTATTAAGGAATTCTTTATAAACTACAAAATCAAGGAGATGTTGCCGCGACTCATGTATATCGCAGGAGAGATAGGTAGCGGCAATTCAACAATCCCCAAAAATACGGATTTTATTTTAAAGGCATATGATGTCTATGGCGCAGAGATGAATATATTCAACGATAAGGTGCGCAAAGGCCTTGAAATCCCGGAAGATGTGATTTATAAAAGCTTGGTTAACCATATTCCAGAGGTTATTGCAGGGAACAAAGTCGCAATTTTGGAGAGAATCGGAAATGATTCGGTGGAATCTATTGTGATAGGTGCACCGATTGTTAAGAATAGGGAAGTCGCTGGCGCTGTTTTCCTATTAAAACCAGCAAGTGATTTCAATGCCATACTGAATGGATTTTACCTCATATTTTCTGTGACCCTTATACTAGGAGTATCACTGATTGGAATGTTTTTAAACCTTCACCTGAAAGAAATAAAGCAACTTGAACAAACCCGTAGAGATTACATTGCCAATGTCAGCCATGAGCTTAAATCACCCATTGCCTCCATTAGAGCACTGACTGAAACACTGGCAGACAATGTAATACAAGACGAGGAAACAAAAGCTAAATATTATGGAATTATTTTAAAGGAAAGCCGGAATTTGCAGAGGCTGATTTCGGATATGCTGGAACTGTCCAGGCTTCAAAGCGGAAGGACAGCCTACGAGAAGAAAAACATTAATGGCGGCGCATTTATGCGGGATTTATATGAAAAGTATTCTGTGATTATTGGAGATATTGACATTGCTTTTAAAGTAACTGAAACGGCGATGAATTTGCCGGATATCTATACAAGTAGAGAGAGACTCTTGCAGATATTTAACATTTTAATAGATAATGCAATAAAGTTCATACATGAGGATGGCATTATTGTAGTAGATGCAGAGATTCATCGTAAGCATATTAAGTTCTCAGTTTCGGACAATGGTATTGGTATTGAAAAGTCAGGATTACCCTATATTTTTGATAGATTTTATAAAGAAGATAATGCTGGCAATAATGGTGGAAGCGGACTCGGGTTGTCAATCGCAAAAGAGATAATCAGTGGACTGGGTGAAGAGATTTGGGTTTCTAGTGAATACGGAAAAGGTGCCACTTTCAGCTTTACTGTACAAAGGGCATAA
- a CDS encoding IS3 family transposase (programmed frameshift): MPKKERRKFTDDFKNQMVQLYLNGKPRKDILAEYDLTGSTFDYWVHQSQNSGSFKAKDNRTPEEEELIKLRKENQQLKMENDIFKASSADNGTKVNVIKQNAHKYSVSAMCRVLQIPRSTYYYESTKIPAEDEITDSVVEIFNASHQNYGTRKIKVELQKLNITASRRRIGRIMKENGLVSTYTLAQFKPHKSACNESDVNNELDRDFDSKAPLAAVVSDLTYVRVGQKWNYICILIDLFNREIIGYSAGEKKDAHLVSRAFASFKGNLSHIELFHTDRGNEFKNQLIDDVLKTFKIKRSLSMKGCPYDNAVAEATFKIFKTEFVRKKRFLSLEDLNIELSKYVNWFNNKRIHGTLGYLSPIEYKLQHLN, translated from the exons ATGCCAAAGAAAGAACGTCGAAAATTCACTGATGATTTCAAGAATCAAATGGTACAACTATATTTAAATGGAAAACCCAGGAAAGACATACTGGCTGAGTATGACCTTACTGGATCAACATTTGATTACTGGGTCCACCAAAGTCAAAATTCTGGTTCTTTCAAAGCAAAGGATAATCGCACTCCTGAAGAAGAAGAACTTATCAAACTACGCAAAGAAAACCAGCAGCTTAAGATGGAGAATGATATTT TTAAAGCAAGCAGCGCTGATAATGGGACGAAAGTAAATGTGATCAAACAGAATGCTCACAAATACAGTGTATCAGCAATGTGTAGAGTCCTTCAAATACCACGGAGCACCTATTACTATGAATCTACTAAAATACCTGCAGAAGATGAAATAACAGATTCAGTAGTTGAAATTTTCAATGCAAGCCATCAGAATTACGGAACACGTAAAATAAAAGTGGAGCTTCAAAAGCTCAATATAACTGCCTCTAGACGAAGGATTGGCAGAATAATGAAAGAAAACGGCCTTGTCAGCACATATACACTAGCTCAATTCAAACCCCATAAAAGCGCTTGTAATGAGTCCGATGTGAACAACGAACTGGATAGAGATTTCGATTCCAAAGCTCCCCTAGCAGCTGTTGTGAGTGATTTGACATATGTTAGAGTCGGCCAGAAATGGAATTATATTTGTATCCTAATCGATTTATTCAATCGCGAAATCATCGGCTATAGTGCTGGTGAGAAAAAGGATGCACATCTGGTAAGTCGTGCTTTTGCAAGCTTCAAAGGCAATTTGAGTCATATCGAGCTGTTCCATACAGATCGGGGCAATGAGTTTAAAAATCAATTGATTGACGATGTCCTTAAAACCTTTAAAATCAAACGATCGTTGAGCATGAAAGGCTGTCCGTATGATAATGCAGTTGCGGAAGCCACTTTTAAAATATTCAAAACTGAATTTGTCAGGAAAAAACGATTTCTAAGCTTAGAAGATCTAAATATAGAGCTATCGAAATATGTAAATTGGTTCAATAACAAAAGAATTCATGGAACACTTGGATATTTAAGTCCGATTGAATATAAATTACAACACCTTAATTAA
- a CDS encoding alpha/beta hydrolase: protein MGGGFGGESLDTSSIKIQYTDVAYGTVSATQTMNIYLPNEGEGPFPVIVAIHGGAFKMGNASGGDVAAMFEGVNHGYAVVSINYRLSDEAIFPAAVNDCKAAIRFIKANATKYKINPDKIAVWGDSAGGNLAAMVGTTANVDALNGDNKENLEYSSSVQAVVDWFGPLDFLKMDEQFATAGITPKFGKTSSESSPESQYIGQLITNNPELTEKANPGTYISTINVNTAPNFLIQHGTADANVPSQQSVEFATQLKAAIGDSKVKLELLEGAGHGTQEFTTSENLDKVFKFLDGILK, encoded by the coding sequence ATGGGTGGAGGTTTCGGAGGAGAAAGTCTAGATACTTCTTCAATCAAAATCCAGTATACTGATGTTGCATATGGTACTGTATCAGCTACTCAAACAATGAATATATATTTACCAAACGAAGGAGAGGGGCCGTTTCCGGTTATTGTAGCTATTCACGGCGGCGCATTTAAAATGGGAAATGCGAGTGGTGGAGATGTTGCGGCAATGTTTGAAGGTGTGAATCACGGGTATGCAGTTGTAAGTATAAACTATAGACTTTCCGATGAAGCAATTTTTCCTGCGGCAGTCAACGATTGTAAGGCAGCTATCAGATTCATAAAGGCAAACGCTACAAAATATAAAATCAATCCCGATAAAATTGCAGTATGGGGTGATAGTGCTGGTGGTAACCTTGCAGCAATGGTAGGAACAACAGCAAATGTAGATGCTCTGAACGGTGATAATAAGGAAAATCTTGAATACTCCTCATCGGTTCAGGCGGTTGTTGACTGGTTTGGTCCTCTGGACTTCCTCAAAATGGACGAACAGTTTGCAACGGCAGGAATCACGCCTAAATTTGGAAAAACCAGCAGTGAATCTTCACCAGAGAGTCAATATATAGGGCAGTTGATAACGAATAATCCAGAACTAACGGAAAAAGCAAACCCTGGAACCTATATTTCCACAATAAATGTTAATACTGCTCCAAACTTTCTTATTCAGCATGGGACAGCAGACGCCAATGTTCCTTCACAACAATCTGTTGAATTTGCAACACAACTTAAGGCGGCGATAGGCGATAGCAAAGTAAAACTTGAATTGTTGGAAGGCGCTGGACACGGCACTCAGGAATTTACTACATCAGAAAATCTTGATAAAGTGTTTAAGTTCCTTGATGGCATACTGAAATAA
- a CDS encoding IS110 family RNA-guided transposase — MSQFLNDFVVGIDVSSEFSVVAMIAPSGELIRKPFRIDHNPAGFNKLLEILKKEEERLKRKPIYFVESTGIFHLPLFFFLRSNDLKGFVLNPLCVHSTKNFDIRKVKNDNKDAEAIARLAKYQDVKFSMMPEPQILALRMMVREYYSRCDMLTEMKNRLCTDLYLLFPGFLDVFSNPFGKTALAVLSAYPSPKDVLNADPQQLLELISKSGRKGEKWSAKKALQLLETAQLSLSMPNEFALLDSKIRFHLDGIDSFKKCLNAIESQLHTIIDSSDFPDTARKHIELLDQMPGVGFISAVTLIAEINDFSLFKSPKAFTAFFGIDPSVNQSGKFTGDRNRISKRGTRIGRRVLFTMALSSIRTTRNGDSINPILRDYYLKKCVSKKKKVALIAVMHKLLHYIFAVLRDLKPFEFRSPQEHQAWRNNKLQTAPKHVA; from the coding sequence TTGTCCCAATTTTTAAACGATTTTGTTGTCGGAATTGATGTTTCATCAGAGTTTTCTGTAGTTGCAATGATAGCACCTTCCGGAGAGCTCATCCGCAAGCCTTTCAGGATTGACCATAATCCTGCTGGATTTAACAAGCTGCTCGAGATTCTCAAAAAAGAAGAAGAGCGGTTAAAACGAAAGCCCATCTACTTCGTAGAATCTACGGGTATCTTTCATTTACCACTCTTCTTCTTTCTGAGATCGAATGACCTCAAAGGTTTTGTCCTAAACCCTTTATGTGTCCATTCTACCAAGAATTTCGACATTAGAAAAGTGAAAAATGATAATAAAGATGCCGAGGCTATCGCAAGGCTTGCAAAATACCAGGATGTAAAGTTTTCCATGATGCCCGAGCCTCAAATTCTCGCACTTCGCATGATGGTGAGGGAATATTACTCCCGCTGTGACATGCTCACTGAGATGAAAAACAGGCTCTGCACGGATCTTTACTTGCTGTTCCCGGGCTTTCTTGATGTGTTTTCCAATCCTTTTGGAAAGACCGCGTTGGCTGTTTTAAGCGCTTATCCTTCGCCTAAGGATGTTCTAAATGCAGACCCTCAGCAGTTGCTTGAGCTCATTTCCAAAAGCGGCAGAAAAGGCGAGAAGTGGTCAGCCAAAAAAGCTCTGCAACTTCTTGAAACAGCACAGCTTTCTTTGAGTATGCCAAATGAATTCGCTCTGCTTGACTCCAAAATAAGATTCCATCTTGATGGAATCGACAGCTTTAAAAAGTGTCTTAATGCTATAGAATCACAGTTGCACACTATCATCGACTCAAGCGACTTTCCTGACACCGCTCGAAAGCACATCGAGCTTTTGGATCAAATGCCTGGCGTAGGCTTTATCAGTGCGGTCACTCTGATCGCGGAAATCAACGATTTCAGCCTATTCAAGTCTCCAAAGGCCTTTACAGCTTTCTTTGGCATAGATCCATCAGTCAATCAGTCGGGCAAGTTCACTGGCGACCGCAACAGGATTTCTAAACGAGGCACCCGCATTGGCAGAAGAGTTCTCTTCACAATGGCTCTGTCCTCAATAAGAACCACCAGAAACGGCGATTCCATAAATCCGATTCTTCGCGACTACTATTTGAAAAAATGTGTCAGCAAGAAGAAAAAGGTGGCCCTTATAGCCGTTATGCATAAGTTGCTCCACTACATTTTTGCGGTTCTTCGTGACTTAAAACCGTTTGAATTTAGAAGCCCGCAGGAGCACCAAGCATGGAGAAACAACAAGCTTCAAACTGCACCAAAACATGTTGCTTAA
- a CDS encoding RidA family protein yields the protein MSRKAFRAAGAATVGPYSHAIESGDLIFLSGQTPIDSQTGKLVEGDIVEQTKQCFKNLFNVLEAAGLTSDNVEKVNVFLTDMNNFTKMNEVYSKQFSEPYPARTTIGVASLPLGAQIEIEMIARRK from the coding sequence ATGTCAAGAAAAGCCTTTAGGGCAGCTGGAGCTGCAACTGTTGGACCATACTCACATGCAATTGAATCAGGAGATTTGATTTTTTTATCTGGGCAGACCCCAATAGACTCACAAACTGGAAAGCTTGTGGAAGGCGATATTGTTGAACAGACAAAGCAATGTTTTAAGAATCTTTTCAATGTATTGGAAGCAGCAGGCCTAACCTCTGACAATGTTGAAAAAGTAAATGTATTTTTAACAGATATGAATAATTTTACAAAAATGAATGAAGTTTATTCGAAACAATTTTCCGAACCATATCCTGCTCGTACAACTATAGGAGTGGCGTCGCTGCCTCTAGGTGCTCAGATTGAGATAGAAATGATAGCAAGGAGAAAATAA